The sequence below is a genomic window from Anopheles cruzii chromosome 3, idAnoCruzAS_RS32_06, whole genome shotgun sequence.
GGCCCTGGGATgcctcaacaacaacaacaatgagGGCGCGAGTGACGAAAAGACGGCCGGCGGCCGTTTCGGGGCCGTCCTGCCGCCGGCGGCACTGCGACGCGGTTCCACCGACAGCCCCATCGATATGCGCCGCTCGACGGAGAACGATTCCGGTGAGTGGGGAGAAAGGACCCGGTTGCCACCCGCAACCGTCGGGGACGGGTAAATAATTAGCCTAATGTGCGGGGACAcgtgccgttccgtggcgTGAAATCAGCGGGCGGTGAATGACGTTCCTTTCGTCCTGTGCTCCGCAGACTGTGACTCACCGTCCCCGTACGCCTCTCACGTCCACGAGGTAGGGCCGGATGAGGCACCGGCGGTCGGGGTCACGCGGAAGAAGAGGTCCCGGGCGGCCTTCAGCCACGCGCAGGTGTTCGAGCTGGAGCGCCGCTTCGCCCAGCAGCGATACCTTTCGGGGCCGGAGCGTTCGGAGCTGGCGAAGAGCCTGCGGCTGACGGAGACGCAGGTGAAGATCTGGTTCCAGAACCGGCGCTACAAGACGAAGCGGAAGCAGATCCAGCAGCACGAGGCCGCCCTTCTGAGCGCGACCAAGCGCGTCCCGGTGCAGGTCCTGGTGCGGGAGGACGGAACGTACGGGACGGCGGTGCTCGGGGGCGGTCAACCCCACTACGCCGGCGGCCTCGATCCGGCCCTGCTCAACGTCTACCGACACCAGGTATGGAGAGTGCGTCCTATAGTGTGTCCTGTGAGAGTGTCCTGCGACTGACTAGCCCCGTCTCCCACACAGATACAGATGGCGTACGGCATCCCGGGCATCCCGCCGATGCCGTTCTCCTACTTCTACCCCTCCAAGCTTGGTCCCAGTGGTCCGCTGGGTCCGtcctcggcggcgacggcaccgCCGCCTCCTTGCGGTCACCACAAGTCCACCCCGCAACCTGCGTACCTGGCCGTACCGGGACCGTTGAACTTCTCGACGAGGAGTGACAGCGACGTGGAACTTCCAGATGCTTCTGGaggtcgtggtcgtggccggtCTCGATCGCCGTCGGAACGAGGCTCGGGATCGGAGGCCTCCGGGTAccggcggacgggcggtgTGGTGCTCCTGTCcgaaggcgacgacgaggatggcGAGTGCGAAAACGTGGAGATCGATTGAGGGACCTGTGTGAGGTCCGGGAATGTAAAGTGTACAGAAATAAAGTCTTGTCCCTGAACATTGCTCTCTCTGACTTCTCGACTTGACGAAGAAAGAACCTGACAGAGTTCTCGAGATTTCGAGAAGGACACTGGGGTTGGGCGGTGGGTGGCCGGGAGTAACGACGGGTCGGGTAGTAAAAGCTTACCGCACATCGTCTCGTCAGCACCTTGTTAGGCGAAGGACGGACATTTGGGCGGCCAtaaagcgcgcgcgctcgggagTCGTTAAATCTCGGGCAGCATCTGGTATACCTTCCCTCACCCCTATGGGCTGGCCTCGTTAAACGGCTTGCGCAAGGGTCGCTCCGCCAGCTCCACCACGGAGGGGCGAGTGCCCTCCTCGCGGTGAGCTCCAGAGCCGGAGTAGCTCGCAACTTCGTCCGGCGGGTTTCCGGAGTGAGTTTCTCGGGACGACCCCAGCGCATTGTTTAGACGAGTCCGAGGCGACTGGGTCTGGGTGGACCAGAGAGTCGTTAAAAATCCACGGCCCCGAAGTGATAAACAAAGGACCTGGTGCGGACTCGAGCGCGCGTGTCCCAACTCTTCGCGCCCAACAACCTTCTCATCGTCCCGACACAtgtgtggccgtggccggccggtccgagATTTGGGCACGATCGAAAACCAATTATTTAGATTATCGTCGGCCCAGCTCAGCCTTTCCGGTGACCGGCGGAACAGTCAAGTGTCATATAGCTCGGTGGTGGAAAAACTAGTCCGCGGCCAACATGTGGACCATAAACGTGCGGGCTGATaaggagcgagcgagagacagagcaggcaccaccagcaacaaccaTGTAAACAATGGGGAAAAGGCATTAAATTGGTAAATTGAAGATTGAAGATCATCAGCGCGCaatccgggatccgggattCGGGCCAGGCGattttggttcgattttccgattgacgccgtttctttttccgcttcgcCCCGGTCCGACTGGCGCAAGCGATCAGTGGATTGGACTGATGTAATCCTGGTCCGCGGCGGTTGATATTCTCCAACTCGCCAACGATTGTTTCCGCCCCGGAGAACTGTTTACCCCGGGGAACCGTCAGGTCCGGGGGCTACGCAATCCACATCCGATCGAAAATGCGGACCACATGCGCCAATGTGGCGTTTCCgagaagtttttttttgtgcggaAGGTCTTCTATACATGATGGCCTCtagtcgttgttgttgttgtcccaCGTCGACGGTAATACGGGGCGAAGGTGTTACGAATGAGATCATAGTACCTCGACGACGTGGGGTTTGTTTCGCGTATGGTTAAGGAGTTCATTGACGTAGTGTGATTGAAAACTCTTTACTCGTTGTTATATCATACTGCTCGTACTTGTTATATCGAAATGTCAGCCAGGTCGCTTGACACGTGGACTCTGAATCTGAATCTGaagtaaataataataaataactaaatcaATCGTCTCACGGTTAGTGCGTAAAATCACTATTCCATCTACGAAAGATTGTGCTTCCGAAGAACAAGATTCTAACAACCAGTGGCTCAACAACAGAAAGCCCCAACCAAGTTCCTTCTACTTTCTTCATGTCATGCATCCTTTAGAGTACTATGAAGTGGCAGTGAAGTGCCTAAAGTTGTGCCATGCCAAAAAATCCTTTGAGCGCTATCGATCAGGTTTAAaatatcttttttttttatttttagaataacaatgattattattgtaaTGTAGAGGATCATCCTTTTTGTAGTTTGGAAATTACAGGgcttggacttggacttggacctATCATTTCAAGTATC
It includes:
- the LOC128270299 gene encoding homeobox protein bagpipe codes for the protein MSVTASSASAAAKSIVSTPFSINDILTRSRRRSSGDSSGNEDELRAFYHHQQQQHHYQHHHRHLPHQFHSRNHQRSPAAPPDEAFYGQLALGCLNNNNNEGASDEKTAGGRFGAVLPPAALRRGSTDSPIDMRRSTENDSDCDSPSPYASHVHEVGPDEAPAVGVTRKKRSRAAFSHAQVFELERRFAQQRYLSGPERSELAKSLRLTETQVKIWFQNRRYKTKRKQIQQHEAALLSATKRVPVQVLVREDGTYGTAVLGGGQPHYAGGLDPALLNVYRHQIQMAYGIPGIPPMPFSYFYPSKLGPSGPLGPSSAATAPPPPCGHHKSTPQPAYLAVPGPLNFSTRSDSDVELPDASGGRGRGRSRSPSERGSGSEASGYRRTGGVVLLSEGDDEDGECENVEID